The DNA window CGCTCATATCTCCCACGATACGCTCGTAGTAGAACGGAAGGCCCTCTCCCATATGGCCGATAATCATCTGCAGTTTAGGGAATCTGTCGAACACCCCAGTCATGATCAGTCGAAGACATTGAGTAAGCACCTCCTGGTGCCATCCATATCCTGAACCGCTGAAAATGTAGTTTTGGAACTCCTGGTCATACCCCGGACGCGTAGTGCGGTAGTAAATATCGAAGACTTCATCGGGTGGGAAACCTGGATGCAGGTATATCGGCACATCAAGTGCCTCGGCACGCGCCAGAATGGGCTCAAAATCGGGGTGGTCGAGGAATTTGTTGCCAATGAAACCATTGGTCATGGCCCCCACAAAACCATCTTCCCGAACGGCGCGTTCCAGTTCGTCCGCTGATGCCTCCGGGTCCTGCAGCGGCAAGGTTGCATAGGCCTGGAATCGCCCCGGATAGGTGGCCATCGGGCCATCGGCGATCATCTTGTTGAGCCGATACGCAAAATCGATGCCTTCCTGACCGGGGACATTCTGCACGCCCGGCGTATGTGCGGAGAGGATTTGAACATTGATCCCCGCCACGTCCATTGCACCGATGCGGCCAGGGCCGAGTTCGGCAAGACCGGTTTCCTCGAGGTACTCTACATGTTCATCGTTAATCGCGTTCAGCGCTATCAGTTCGTCGGTGGTATAGGTCTCTTCCGTGGCGATGAATGGCAGGTCCTGGTCTCGCAACGCGATGACCGAAGGCTCTGCCGCGGCGGCGCGGGAGACAATGGCGGGCGCGGACAATCCGGCACCAACACCAAGCACGGCCGCGCCACCCAGAAAACTGCGGCGTCCCATTGCAAGGCTCTTTTGGGGTTTTTCGATCTGTTTCACGTCAGTTTCTGCTCCGATGTTTGCGTTGCGCAGTCTGGGTGCAGCTTTCGCTTGATAAAGACTTCATCTCAACCGCTAGAAGCCGAGATATAGCCTGCCGCATCCTGGAGGCGTGGCGACACATCAATGGGCCTGCCTAGCTGCACTTTTTCCGATTTTGTCGTTGGGTTGGGTTTTCTCTTGTTGAGAGTTGTTTCGTCGCATGCGGGCGGAGCGACCCGGATGCAGTATTGCCCCCACGGTACATCGACCGACGGCGTCGATGATCGCGGGCGACAAACACAACAGTGCTCACCACGACCTCGCACTGCCCATCAGCCTATCTCTACCGTAAGCTGGAATCTGGTTTTGGGTTGCTCGTTTCCTTCACTTGCGCCTCATTGACGCAATACTATCACCGCTTTGCTGGATCACTCAGCGTGGGCAAGCTCACCGGCCGACGAATTGAACGTGGCATCGCTTGCCACATCTCCCGCGGCGGGAAGTTCGATCTGTGCCAAAAGCCCATGCGGCACCCTGTTCAGAAGTTCGAGCGTGCCGCCATGCGCCCGCACGATGTCGTCGACGATCGAAAGCCCGAGTCCGAACCCGGTGCGACTGGCCGGTGTCCGTGCGGTATCGGCTTTGAAAAAGGGCTCCAGCACAAGGGTCCGCAAGCTGCCGAGAAGGCCCGGGCCCTCATCAATGACGCTTATGCGCACGGCTCCATTTTCGGGGACTGACAATTCCACCATGGCATGGCCAGCGAACTTGGTGCTGTTTTCGACGAGATTGGTGACCGCGCGCGCCAGCGATCGCGGTTTGCAGCGATAGGCGAAACGTTCCGGTCCGGTATAAGTCACGTTGAAGCCGATATCGGAAAAGTCAGAACACACGGTCGCCAACAGACTGGGAAGATCGGCATTCACCGGCTTCTCAGACGCCATATCCTTGCTGAGATAGGTCAGCGTATCGTTGATCATATCGCTCAAAGCGGAGATGTCCTTGAGCAGCGCCGCTTTGAGCTCCGGCTGCGTCGATCGCTCCACGCGCAGACGCAGACGGGTCAACGGTGTACGAAGATCATGGCTAATCGCGCGCAACATGCGCGTGCGATCATCGATCATGTGACGGACCCGGCTACGCATGTCATTGAGGGACTTCGCCAATGTCCTGATTTCGGCCGCGCCACGTTCTTTGAAAGGCCTGTCCGGCCCGTCGTCGGGCTTCAACGTTTCCGCAGCCTTCGCGAATTCAATAAGGGGAGCCGCAATCACCCGCGCCGCGTAGAGCGACAAGAGAGCCACCGGCAGGACTAGACCCATCAGTTCCAGCACGATGATCACTTCATGGTCGCTGATCCATGCATCGGGAGGAGGCGGCGCGGGCAAAAACGCCAAGGCCCGGTTCTCGTCGACCCCGACGACCAGCACATCGCGAAGGCTTCCGGTTGCGGTCTCCGAACGAAAGGACGTCGTGAAGCCGACCGGTAGATTCTCCTGCACCGTGTGGCGGACATCCTCGGAGGAAATGCCCGTTTCGCTTTGGGAAAGCTCCGCCACTGCAACTTCCTCCACCCGCAACCCCGTCCTTGCTGACGCATCGAGGATCGCCGCCTTCTGCCCGGGGGAAGTGGACGCGCGTACCAGATCGATGATCGACTCGATCTTCGATGCCGTCGCCCGGGCATAGGAGATGCTCTCCAGGTCTTCCCGCAGCAACCAATCGGAAATCGCGCTCAGGATGACGAGGCAAATGATCGGGCCGATGGCCAGGGCCACGATCTGGCGACGAATCGATCCGCCCCTAAAGCGCTTGCTCATCAGCAGCCCTCGACTTTCGGGGTGAACATGTAGCCGCCCAAACGGACCGTCTTGATGAAGGACGGCTCGCGGACATTCTGCTCAATCTTCTGCCTGACGCGGCTGATGTGAACATCAATGCTGCGCTCGACCGAACCGGCAAGGCCGGCGTGGGTCAGCCGCAGAAGCTGCTCACGCGTCATGACCCGTCCCGGATTCTGGCAGAGTGCGAGAAGAATATCGAACTCGGCCGTGGTCATCGAGACGTGCACACCTTCCGGATTGATGAGTTGCCGCTGGATCGGATCGATCTGCCATCCCGCAAAGCGCATTGGGGTCTGTCGCAAGGACTGATCGGCTCCATAGGACGCGCGCCGCAACAGGCCTTTGATGCGCGCGATGAGTTCACGCGGATGAAACGGCTTGGTGACGTAATCGTCCGCGCCGAGCTCGATACCGACAATGCGGTTAATTTCATCGCCGAGCGCCGTGAGCATGACGATCGGGATCGTCAATGATGCCCGCAGCCGGCGGCAGATGCTGAAGCCGTCTTCGCCAGGCAGCATGGCATCAAGCACAACCAGATCGAAGGATTGCTTTCTCATGGCGGCGTCCATGTTGGCGGCTGAGCCAACCGCAACAGCCTCCAGACCGTTCTCCCGCAACATCTCAACGACCATGGCGGCCATCTCCTCGTCGTCCTCGACGAGAAGAATACGGAACACGGTTTCCGGCGCGCCGCGATGGTGAACTGTCATGTGTTTTCTCTGCAAAGCGTGATCGGCGATGGCTGGGATCTCGTGCTTCATTGTCGCAGAAACACACCCGAAGTTACAGGTGCAAGTTGTTTAGTTATGTTAAGAAGATAAAAGACGCGAGAAATGCCGAACAAGCGCCAGATTTAATGCAATCCTTCTTGATCAAAGTTTTATGTGTGATTTCCACGATAACCCAAGTTCATCTGACTTTTTTATAGAATATTCCATCCTAATATGTGATGATTTAATTTTATTGTTCTTGGTTTTTTCATTCGAATTTAGCAGAAAGTGATAAAATCCGCCCGCATGCAACCGCTCCAACTGCGGCCAATGTACAATTCCCTACACCCGTAGATTTCTTGCGCGGGTTAAACCCGATCGGAAACCAAGGTCGACATCTGCCGTGCCACCAGCACCGAGGTTCGGAAACAAAAACTTCACTGAACGCCTCGGTTTTGTCGCGGTTTTGACATCGCAAAGCTCTTCGCTGTCTTCATCTAGGGCGAATCACGCCCGGAGGCACTCATGGTCCATGATGAAATAACGATAGCCGACATCCTGGACGACCCGCTCATCTTACAATTGATGCAAGCTGACGGAGTATCTGTTGGACAGATGGAGAGGCTGCTTCTGGAAGCAGCCCAGGCACAAGGGATCTGTAACGGGCACCCGATTAAGGTTGGCAAGATCCCCACCGCCGACGGGTCCGGAAACCCGCGTCGGCACGTCTATGCATTTCCCGATGGCCAATTGCCCCTCTGGAATCCTGACAAGACATAGACGTCAATCAATCCGCGATTGGCTCAAAATCGCACCTCCCGGACAGTCGCGAAATAACCGTCGGCACCCGCGAGCATTGGCTCGCGGGAAAGCGGCCTGCGTGGCCGGGATCCATCCCGGTCCGGGCGCAACAAATCCAAGCAAAGCTCAACAAGACTTAACACCGTCCGGTCGGGAAGCCGGCTAGGTCTAGGCGGCAGCGCGGCCCGATCACCGATCGCGCGCCGGCCAATTCCACCTGGAGTCTTGTATGAATTCTCATCCGAGACCGTCGCCTGACGTTCATACCCGCCAGTCGTCCGTCTCAATCATCGTCCCCACGTTGAACGAGGCGGAGAACATCGACCGGACCTTGCGCGCCATCATCGAGAATATCGGCGGGCGCTTTGATTTTGAAATCATCGTCACAGATGGAGGGTCGACCGATGGTACGCGCGAAAGGGTGGCCTGCTGGGAGAAGGATCGACCCGTTCGCCTACTTGGAAACATTGGCGGCGGCGGGTTGGCCAAAGATGTCCGTGCCGCGGCGTTGAGCGCCAGATTTCCGATTGTCGTTGTGCTCGATGCGGATGGAAGCCATCCGGCTTCAGCGATTACTTCCCTCGTGGACGCCGTAGCTTCAGGCGAATACGACATAGCGATCGGCAGCCGGTATGTTGCCGGTGGTGCAACGGTCGACTGGCCCTTCCCGCGCCAGGCGCTTTCGCGCCTCGGCGCAGCGCTCGCGGCGCCCTTTACCGATATCCAGGATCCGCTGTCGGGCTTTTTCGCGATACGACGAACATGTCTCCTGGCTGCGGGCGCGGATGCGGAAGGATTCAAGATCGGACTGGAGGCGATAGTCGCCGGCGGCGACGGCATCAGGGTATGCGAGGTGCCGATTTCATTTTCCGACAGGGTTCATGGAACGTCGAAAATAGGCGCCAGTCAGACGATCGCCTACATCAACCAACTGCTGCGGTTTTCCAGGGGCACCACCTCAGCGGTCGCCATGCATCGCTTTGCGCTGGTCGGCATGGCCGGGTTCCTCATGGACTTTCTTGTGGTCGCGGTTCTGCAGTCTCTCGGCACCAGCATCGCCATCGCTCATGTCTCCGGCTTCTGCATCTCGGCGGCGTTCAATTATCTTGGTCACATGAAATGGTCGTTCCAGGATCGTCCGCGGGAGAAATCGCAGTTCGCGCGGTTCATTCTCGTGTCGGCCATGGCCATTGCCTTGCGCGGCGGCTTCATCGCGGCGGCGACCGATCTCGGTCTTCCCTTCTTCGCCGTGGTGATTGCGGGCATCGCGGGCGGCGGGGTCGTCAGCTACATCGGCAACGAGTTCTATGTATTCAGGAATGACCGGTTCCTGTCTTCAGCGGCCCGATGGAGACTGGCGGCTTTCGCCATAGCCGTCTACGCCGTGGCCCTGAGGATCGTCTATCAGGGCAGCATAGACCTGATCCCTCAGGAGGCTTACTACTGGAACTACGCCCAGCATCCCGCATTGGGTTACCTCGATCATCCGCCGATGGTGGCGTGGCTGATATGGCTGGGAACGTCCGTTTTCGGCGATTCCGAATTCGGCGTTCGCATCGTGGCAACCTTCACCTGGCTGACGACCGCCTATTTCATGTTTCGGCTTACGAAGAATCTCTTCGGACAGACTGCCGCGTTTCTGGCTCTGATGCTGCTGTCGGTTTTCCCGTTCTATTTCCTCATCGGGATCCTGACCACGCCTGATGCACCGCTTACGGCCGCCTGGGCGGGAGCATTGTATTTCCTGGAGCGTGCGTTGCGGGCGAAAGATGCCAAGGCCTGGCTTGGCGCCGGACTCTGCGTGGGCCTTGGCATGCTGTCGAAATACACGATTGCATTGCTGGGCCCTGCGACGCTGGTCTATCTGCTCGTCCATCCGCAGTCTCGACGGTGGCTCCTCACAATATGGCCTTACCTCTGCGCGGGCGTGGTGGCGGTCTTGTTTACCCCGGTGATTGCATGGAACGCGAACCACGACTGGGCTTCCTTTCACTTTCAGGGAAGCAGGCGATGGTTCCAGGACGACCTTGAATTTTCGATGCCTACCCTGGTGCTGTTCATGGCGGCGCTGCTGGGCCCGATCGGGATCTCCCTTGCCGGACATGCAGGCAGCCGGATGGTCCGGCTCCCGGCGAGGACTTTTCTGCGGGAAGCCGGCATGTTCGTCATCGTCTTCACACTGGCGCCGCTTTCGGTTTTCGTCTTCTACAGCCTGTTCCACTCAGTCAAGCTCAACTGGACTGGGCCGGTCTGGTTGGCATTGGTGCCTGCCATGGCCAATGTGGTTGCCAAAGCAATAAAGAAGGGCGACAAACCCCGTTTCATGGCTTCCCTGCAGATCACCACGGCGGTCAGCATTGTGGCGTTCACGCTACTGTTTCACTACGTCGCTCTGGGCCTGCCCTTGATCGGCCATACCGGCAAGCTGCGCGGCTTGCCAGTGGCCTGGGAAGAATTTGGCGCGGAGGCGGAGCGGATCAAGGCGAGCGTGGAAGCCGAAACCGGTCAACCGCCGCTGCTTGTCGGCATGGACACTTACAACATCGCGAGCGAGCTCGGCTTTTACAGCACAGGGCCGGCCGCGTTGGAAAACGTTACAAGTCAGAACCTTTTCGGCCGCAACGGCCTCATGTTCGACACCTGGTTTTCCAACCGCTCCTCCGACGGACGCGACGTAATCATGGTCAGCGTCAAGGAAGCCGGCGTTTCCGATGACGGATTGTCCGCATGGTTTGAGACCATCGGCCCGGTCGAGCGGCAGGCGGTGCGAAAGAACGGCGCCGTGGTGGGACGTTTCTTTTACAGGATCGGCTACGGATTCCGGCACCCCGATTGACGCCCGCTCCCGTCTCCGGGCCGACTACCAAGGGTAGGTTTCCTTGACCGAACCGGTGAAGGTACCGGTTGGGTCTTCGCTGCTGAGGGCGACACGAACGGCTTCGGCAGCCCCTTGCTGGACGGTCTCGGTGCCTTCGTAATTGTTGAGCGCGGTGCTGGTGAAACCTGGGGTCACCGCATTGACCTTTATGCCTTCGGATTCGAGATCGATGGCAAATGCCAAGGTAATGGCGTTGAGCGCGGTTTTGGAGGCGCCATAGCCCGGATTAAATGTCGCCCGATAGGGATTGGGCGTGGAATTGATGGTGAGCGAGCCGAGGGCGCTTGAGACGTTGACGATGCGTGCGGCTTCCGATTTGCGCAGCAGGGGAACGAAGGCCTGGGTGACGGCGAGGACGCCGAAGACATTGGTTTCCCATATGGTGCGCACTTCATCGAGCGAAATCAGCGTCGCGCGCGAGCGCTGGATGTAGTCGTGCATGGTCTCGCTTTCCTGACTATTGGCGCGGGAAATGGCAGCATTGTTGATGAGGATGTCGAGGCGGCCGAACTGCTGTTCGACTTGTGCGAACGCGGCATCGATCGAAGCCTTGTCGGTCACGTCGAGTTGGATGGGCTGAACATCTCCGTCGATGGTTTGAGCTGCGGCCTTGCCGCGTTCGAGGTTGCGCGAGGCGAGCAGCACGGTGAGGCCGCTGGCGGCGAGGTCGGTTGCGATCTGGAGCCCGATGCCTTGATTGGCGCCGGTGACGAGGGCGATGCGGGAGTTTGAGGTCATGATCTGATCCTGTTGCTGATTGGACCAACAGGACATGGCCATGGGCGTCTGGACGTTCTATATTCAAACGTCCAAGAAAATTTCGTGCGAGTCCATAATGGCCGATCCCCTAGCGCAGATTATCGGTTTACTGCACCCGGGCGCGCCGTTCTCCAAGTGCGTCACTGGCTCAGGACCGTGGCGAGTGCGGCGGACGCAGTCGCCCAATCCCTATTACGTCGCCGTGCTCAAGGGGAGCGTGCGTTATTGGGATCACCAGAGCGGCGAGGTGATCGTCAATGCAGGCGACTTCATCCTCATCCCTTCGGCGCAGGACTTCATGATGTGGAGCGCTGTGCCCAGCAGCGACAAGGACATGGTGACAGATCCGGTAATCCTGCCCGGAGGCGGATATCGCGTCGGCAGCGTCGATGGTCCGACCGATATGCGGGCGCTTGTCGGTTACTGTATCTTCCAGTCCGAGGATGCGGTCTTGCTATCCTCGCTGTTGCCCAAACTAGTGGTCGTGCGTGGCGAGCACCGCCTGGCCATGCTGATGCAGTTGCTGGGCGAGGAGGCTGTGGGGAATAAGCCGGGGCGGGAGGTCGTGTTGCAGCATCTCCTTGAAGTGCTGCTGATCGAGGCGTTGCGGACAACAGCCGAACCGGGCAACTCCCCGGGGTTGCTGCGCGGCCTGTCGGACGAGCGATTGGCAGTGGCAATTCGGGCCATGCATGCGGAGCCCGGGCGCGGCTGGACGGTGGCAGAACTGGCGCGTGAGGCGGCGGTGTCGAGATCGGGCTTCCACGACCGATTCCAGAGCGCAGTG is part of the Chelativorans sp. AA-79 genome and encodes:
- a CDS encoding glycosyltransferase family 39 protein, whose translation is MRAIIENIGGRFDFEIIVTDGGSTDGTRERVACWEKDRPVRLLGNIGGGGLAKDVRAAALSARFPIVVVLDADGSHPASAITSLVDAVASGEYDIAIGSRYVAGGATVDWPFPRQALSRLGAALAAPFTDIQDPLSGFFAIRRTCLLAAGADAEGFKIGLEAIVAGGDGIRVCEVPISFSDRVHGTSKIGASQTIAYINQLLRFSRGTTSAVAMHRFALVGMAGFLMDFLVVAVLQSLGTSIAIAHVSGFCISAAFNYLGHMKWSFQDRPREKSQFARFILVSAMAIALRGGFIAAATDLGLPFFAVVIAGIAGGGVVSYIGNEFYVFRNDRFLSSAARWRLAAFAIAVYAVALRIVYQGSIDLIPQEAYYWNYAQHPALGYLDHPPMVAWLIWLGTSVFGDSEFGVRIVATFTWLTTAYFMFRLTKNLFGQTAAFLALMLLSVFPFYFLIGILTTPDAPLTAAWAGALYFLERALRAKDAKAWLGAGLCVGLGMLSKYTIALLGPATLVYLLVHPQSRRWLLTIWPYLCAGVVAVLFTPVIAWNANHDWASFHFQGSRRWFQDDLEFSMPTLVLFMAALLGPIGISLAGHAGSRMVRLPARTFLREAGMFVIVFTLAPLSVFVFYSLFHSVKLNWTGPVWLALVPAMANVVAKAIKKGDKPRFMASLQITTAVSIVAFTLLFHYVALGLPLIGHTGKLRGLPVAWEEFGAEAERIKASVEAETGQPPLLVGMDTYNIASELGFYSTGPAALENVTSQNLFGRNGLMFDTWFSNRSSDGRDVIMVSVKEAGVSDDGLSAWFETIGPVERQAVRKNGAVVGRFFYRIGYGFRHPD
- a CDS encoding ATP-binding protein, with amino-acid sequence MSKRFRGGSIRRQIVALAIGPIICLVILSAISDWLLREDLESISYARATASKIESIIDLVRASTSPGQKAAILDASARTGLRVEEVAVAELSQSETGISSEDVRHTVQENLPVGFTTSFRSETATGSLRDVLVVGVDENRALAFLPAPPPPDAWISDHEVIIVLELMGLVLPVALLSLYAARVIAAPLIEFAKAAETLKPDDGPDRPFKERGAAEIRTLAKSLNDMRSRVRHMIDDRTRMLRAISHDLRTPLTRLRLRVERSTQPELKAALLKDISALSDMINDTLTYLSKDMASEKPVNADLPSLLATVCSDFSDIGFNVTYTGPERFAYRCKPRSLARAVTNLVENSTKFAGHAMVELSVPENGAVRISVIDEGPGLLGSLRTLVLEPFFKADTARTPASRTGFGLGLSIVDDIVRAHGGTLELLNRVPHGLLAQIELPAAGDVASDATFNSSAGELAHAE
- a CDS encoding AraC family transcriptional regulator yields the protein MGVWTFYIQTSKKISCESIMADPLAQIIGLLHPGAPFSKCVTGSGPWRVRRTQSPNPYYVAVLKGSVRYWDHQSGEVIVNAGDFILIPSAQDFMMWSAVPSSDKDMVTDPVILPGGGYRVGSVDGPTDMRALVGYCIFQSEDAVLLSSLLPKLVVVRGEHRLAMLMQLLGEEAVGNKPGREVVLQHLLEVLLIEALRTTAEPGNSPGLLRGLSDERLAVAIRAMHAEPGRGWTVAELAREAAVSRSGFHDRFQSAVGMAPMEYLTAWRLTLAKDFLRKRELSVSVIARQVGYSSASAFSVAFARSVGVSPVRYAREAAAASAGRAAEEFEGAIA
- a CDS encoding SDR family NAD(P)-dependent oxidoreductase, with product MAMSCWSNQQQDQIMTSNSRIALVTGANQGIGLQIATDLAASGLTVLLASRNLERGKAAAQTIDGDVQPIQLDVTDKASIDAAFAQVEQQFGRLDILINNAAISRANSQESETMHDYIQRSRATLISLDEVRTIWETNVFGVLAVTQAFVPLLRKSEAARIVNVSSALGSLTINSTPNPYRATFNPGYGASKTALNAITLAFAIDLESEGIKVNAVTPGFTSTALNNYEGTETVQQGAAEAVRVALSSEDPTGTFTGSVKETYPW
- a CDS encoding amidohydrolase family protein, translated to MKQIEKPQKSLAMGRRSFLGGAAVLGVGAGLSAPAIVSRAAAAEPSVIALRDQDLPFIATEETYTTDELIALNAINDEHVEYLEETGLAELGPGRIGAMDVAGINVQILSAHTPGVQNVPGQEGIDFAYRLNKMIADGPMATYPGRFQAYATLPLQDPEASADELERAVREDGFVGAMTNGFIGNKFLDHPDFEPILARAEALDVPIYLHPGFPPDEVFDIYYRTTRPGYDQEFQNYIFSGSGYGWHQEVLTQCLRLIMTGVFDRFPKLQMIIGHMGEGLPFYYERIVGDMSESTEDALNKTLEQYFSDNFWYTTSAFFQDELLHLLLRYISVDRVMFATDYPFADMKQGTDWFRAVDLPREAKEKIAFRNAEKLFGIKV
- a CDS encoding response regulator transcription factor, which codes for MTVHHRGAPETVFRILLVEDDEEMAAMVVEMLRENGLEAVAVGSAANMDAAMRKQSFDLVVLDAMLPGEDGFSICRRLRASLTIPIVMLTALGDEINRIVGIELGADDYVTKPFHPRELIARIKGLLRRASYGADQSLRQTPMRFAGWQIDPIQRQLINPEGVHVSMTTAEFDILLALCQNPGRVMTREQLLRLTHAGLAGSVERSIDVHISRVRQKIEQNVREPSFIKTVRLGGYMFTPKVEGC